The Acidimicrobiales bacterium genome includes the window CGGTGAACTCGGAGTGCACCTCCTACCTCGCGGTCGTGACCTCGGTCGTCGCCTCGGGCCCTTACACCGTGGTGATCCACCTGTCGGCCCGTGACGCCGGCCTCATCCCGCTGCTCGCCACCCAGCAGTGCGCGCTGATGGTCTCACCGACGGCCTACCAGGCCGAGGGTGCGAGCTTCACCAACGACCCCGTCGGCACCGGCCCCTACAAGTTCCAGAGCGGCACCCCCGGGTCCGTGGCGAACTTCGTCCGCTGGACCGGTTACTGGGGCGGCAAGCCGCACCTCGACGAGGTCACGGTCGAGACCGTCACCTCGGACGCGAACGCCCTCACGGCCCTCCAGTCCGGGACGGCGCAGGCCTGGCTGAGCTTCGTCGACATCGGCGCGGTGCCCCAGATCCTGCAGGCAAAGGCTGATCCGAGTCTCAGGGTCTCGCACGGCGTCGCGGCCTCGATCACCTACGTGACCTTCTCCTTCACCCACTCGCCGTTCGACAACGCCCTGCTGCGACAGGCCGTGACGTACGCGACGAACCCGAAGGCGATCGACGCGGCGCTCTATCACAACGTCTTCAAGCCGGTGGAGGGCGTCTTCCCGCCGGCGAGCTGGGCCTACTCGGGGAACCTGAGGGGCTACCCCTCCTACAACCCGGCCAAGGCGCAGGCGATCGTGAAGCAGCTCGGGGGCAGCGTGACCTTCAACATGCTCGTCTCCGCGGTGCCGACCCAGGTGCAGCTGGCCGACGCCCTGCAGGCGCAGTGGCAGGCGGTGGGGATCAACGCGCAGATCCAGCCGGTGACGACGGCGACGCTGATCACCAACCTCCACGCGCTCACCTACGCGGCGTTGCAGATCAATTCGCCGGGACTCCCCGACCCGGACAACATCGCCTACCGGTGGTTCTACTCCGGCAGCGCCCTCACCCAGAACGGGCTGAAGAGCGCGGTCGCTGACAAGCTGATCCTCGCCGCACGGTCGAGCTACGGCCGGGCGGCGCGGGTCGCGGACTACCACAAGCTCAACAACTACCTGTCGAGCGTCACCCCGTGGGACGACATCGCGGCGACGAACCCGTACAACATCGTCGCGAAGAACCTGCACGGGCTGCCGGCGACGCCGTACTCGCTGTTCCCCTGGGAGAGCGCCTACTTCTCCTAGGTCACGAGCGATGCGGAACGGGCCCGGGCAGCGACCCGGGCCCGTTCCGCGTCCGCGCTCAGCCCGCGACGCTAAAGCGCCCGACGAGCTGGGCGCTGGCGAGGACGTGCTCGGCGGAAAGGAAGCGAAACTTCGCGTAGGTCGTCGTCGCGTCGAGGCCGAGCGAGGCGACACCGAGGGCGTAGACGGTGAAGATGTAGTGGTGGGGCTCGTCCCCCGGAGGGGGCGCCATCCCGCCGTAGCGGGGCTCCCCCCAGTCGGTG containing:
- a CDS encoding ABC transporter substrate-binding protein is translated as MRRTRFKSWAGTLAALLVTATLALPAAASVKPHAPVLPGKNGGHLTVVSVQASGAWVGMDPFLPNIPPGTAAMFPVWDPLFNMNPATNSIELNSLATGYHVTGGGLAVTIELRKHVKFQDGTAFNAAAVVWNLERYASATVNSECTSYLAVVTSVVASGPYTVVIHLSARDAGLIPLLATQQCALMVSPTAYQAEGASFTNDPVGTGPYKFQSGTPGSVANFVRWTGYWGGKPHLDEVTVETVTSDANALTALQSGTAQAWLSFVDIGAVPQILQAKADPSLRVSHGVAASITYVTFSFTHSPFDNALLRQAVTYATNPKAIDAALYHNVFKPVEGVFPPASWAYSGNLRGYPSYNPAKAQAIVKQLGGSVTFNMLVSAVPTQVQLADALQAQWQAVGINAQIQPVTTATLITNLHALTYAALQINSPGLPDPDNIAYRWFYSGSALTQNGLKSAVADKLILAARSSYGRAARVADYHKLNNYLSSVTPWDDIAATNPYNIVAKNLHGLPATPYSLFPWESAYFS